TTAGCGTCTCCATAGCTTTTAACCCAGAGCTTGTATCAACGAAACTGTGACTATAGGGGGTTGCCGGCAGTATCCCCACCCCTATTTCCTGGAGTAGATACTCACCTAACACATTAAATGTTGCTGGCAACTGCGAAAAGAGTGCGCAGGTAGAATCTGAGAATAAACAGATACGAGTGGTTTAGTACCGTGATAGGAAACGGGAGATTCGGTTCGTGACTTGGAGAACAAGCCACGAACCATTTTCGGTGCTGGTTAAGCAGACATTGCAGCCTCAATTGCCTGATAAGTAATTCTGAGGGTTTGGTTAATTTATATTTTTTTGGCTACTTAAATAAAGATGGAATAAAAAGTGTAAAACCAGGAATGTATGTAATGAGTAGTACAATAAACACATTGGCCAAAATAAATGGCATAATAGCTTTACTTATTTTTTCCATACTTTCACCCGAAATTATGGATGCAGCAAAAAGACAGCAACCAACAGGGGGTGTAGCCAGGCCGGTGATCAAATTTACGCTCATAAATATTCCAGCGTGAAGTGGATCTATACCTAACATTTTAAATAATGGAAGGAACACCGGAGTGACAATCATTAAAGCTGGTATAGAGTCCATAAACATCCCCAAGAAGAAGAGAAGAATATTGACTAACAGTAAAATCATCCAAGGAGATTGAATATTCTCCATAAGATATTGTGCAAATAGCATTGGTAACTGTTCATTCGAGAGTGCCCAACCAAAAAGAGCTGCTGAAGCGATGATTATGGAGACACTACCAGTTTCAACCGTTGATTCTCGGATAACTTCCAACAATTTTTTCCAGCTCAAAGAGCGGTAAATAAACATTGAAATAAATATAGCGTAAAAAGTGGCTATTACCGCAGCCTCTGTCGGGCTCACAATTCCAAATATAATTCCACCCAAAATAATTACTGGGAGTAAAATAGCAAAAAATGCATCGCCGATGATTCCCAAGCCTTCTTTAGTAGATATACGTTCTTCTCGCCGTGGAAGTTCGACTTTCCGACCGTATAGCCATACCACTACCATCTGAGCGACACCAACCATTACGCCTGGAAGCGCGCCTGCTAAAAACATGTCCTGAATCGACACCTGCGCGATCGAGCCATAAATAATAAACATTATGCTAGGTGGGATAATAGGCCCCATAGTCGAGGATACGGCTGTTACTGCAGCACTAAAAGCCTTTGTATAACCTTTTTTTGTCATCGATGGTATCATGACAGAACCAATAGCCGTTGTATCGGAGATTGCAGTTCCGGTAATACCACCAAAGAACATACTTACGACAATATTTACATAGGCAAGGTTTCCCTTAACTCTTCCTACCATTAAGTCTGCCAGCCTTATAATTCTGTCACTAATTCCCGCTTCTGACATGATTTTTCCTGCCAGAATAAAAAATGGTATTGCTAGAAGAATAAAGGAATCAAAGGATCGTAAAAGCCTTACATTTAAAATGTTAAAGGGAATATCAGCACCAATAAAATATATCAACGTTGATGCTATCAGGGCAAAAGGAATAGGAATTCTGATTGCCATTAGCAACAGAAAGCAAATAATCATCAATACAACATAAGTCATGAATTATACCTGATATTAGAAAAGAGAAATCAGCTTTTTCAGCAGATAAAGAAAAACCAGTGAGGCAAATATTGGGATAGAAAGGTAAACTAGTCCTACAGGTAACCACGGTATGATAGGAGCATGAACTGCCCACATAGAGATAGCATGTTGGCTGCCCATTACTATAAAAATGACGCAGACTGACATCATTATTAGACAGTGAATAAAATCAAATAGTTTTTTTACTCTGGCACTTGCTTTATCGTAGAAAAAGTCAACCCTCGCGTGTCCATCCTGAAGATAAGCTATCGCGCTCCCGATAAGTACGATATAAATGTAGGAATATCTGGATACTGTATTAGACCACGAGATGGGGGCATTAAAGCTATATCTTAATAGGATATTCGCTCCAAGCAGAACAATCAGACCAGCCATCAACAAAAATATGGTATGCCTGCATACAGCTTGTAGCCTATTCATAACCTTGTCTATGCTTATGATTGCACTAACTTTTGGTGTTGTAGACATCTTATTACCTTTATTTATTAAATAGGACTGGTGTTCAAACTCACATTCAGCGTGTTTGAAAGCACCAGTACCAGGATTTAGTTATTGATAGGCTTCAGGTAGACGAGCATTCGGGTCTAGATATTGGATTTGATCATACCAAGATGCCCAGTTAGGTTTATTTTTAAACCACTTGGTATAAACAGATTCAGCCGCTGTTTTAAACTCAGCCGTATCTGGGTAGGTGACAGTCTGGCCCGCAGCTTTCACTTTTTCGATATATTGAGCTTCGCGGGCATACTGCCAGGCGTCAGTCAGTTCAATCGCTTCGTCCGCAACGCTTTGCACAATTGCTTTCTGTTCATCGTTTAACTTGGCCCAGGTAATAGGGGAAATGAACAAGATTTTCTGCGTCCACATTTGATTCAAGATGGCATAGCTTTCGACTACCTCACTCATCTTGAAGATGCTATTGCAATACACACCTAAGTCATCTGCTTCAACCATGCCTGTTTGAAGCGATGTATATAGCTCACCCCAGTCAGTAGGAGTGGCCGTAAAGCCAAACGCCTCGTAAGTATCAATAAACAGAGGGTTCTGCATACATCTCAGCTTCATCCCCTTAGCATCTTTGATATTGTTGATGGCTTTCTTACTCGCAATAGCAAAACCGTTACAGTCGGAATAAATTCCTAGAGCTATCATTCCAGTTGCTTTACTTACCCCTTCCAAGATTTCCTTTACCACACCAGAACGTCTGGCTACGTTGTAGTGTTCTTGGCTTTTAAAAAGATAAGGTAGTTGAAGGAACTGAATGTCATCGTAGTAACCGGCGATATGACCAGCACTGTTTGCCGAGAAGTCGACCGTTCCCATGGTTGCAAATTCGAGTGCTTCTTCTTCAGAGCCGGTAAGAGTGCCAGGATAGATGTTAATGTCCAAAGCCCCATCCGTTTTTTCTTCTACCAATTTCTTAAAGGTTTCGGCCAAAAGTTGGTCAGCATCGTAAACATTGTTCTGATGCGCAAACTTTAGATTCATCGTTTTTGCTTGAAGCCCAGGAACGGTAAAAAGAGCCAGGCTGGCTATCCAGAGCATGGTCTTCACAGCCTTATTTCTGTTCAGTTTCATGGTTCATCCTTGTGTATGTCATGTATATAAAACTTAACAACTCAATAATATAAAAAGAGTTTTTAGTAAACTGCTTATAGATTTGCAGTAACCATGCCAGCCTTAAGGTTATTCAATAAAGACAGCGGTAACTAAACTTTTTAGCCATTAGACTTTCAATCATTGAATAGTGTTTTTTGCGCCAACCAACTGATATATCAGCAGGTATACCAGTTGAATAAAGTAAATGCAGAGAGGGAGCATCTTTGTATTTTGACACCCATGATTTGTGCTAAATCCAACTTTTCGAAGTAAAAGGCAATGCTTTATCAGCGAAATGCACTACAAAAGGTCACCCTGCACCAAAAATACACACAAAGACATATTATTCAATAAGTTAACTTAATGTTATATTGTGTGATAAATTGGTTTACAGGTATGTTTTCATGAATCGTTTTTATAGTTCATGCACAACTTTACTTGGTAAAGATGAATTAATCTGAATATACTTCCACTGGTTAGCCAGTAGTAAAAAATAGAGATGGGTATGACCTCCACTAAGCAAAAAACTTATGAAGATCTTAAATATCGTATAATTACGCAACAACTTGCCCCCGGCGATTTGCTGAAAGACAAAGAAATCATGGAGCAATACGGTATCGGTCGAACACCGCTTCGTGACGTGTTTCTTGAACTACAAAGTGAAGGGCTGATAAATCGGGTTCCCCGCTCCGGAACATGGGTCGCCCCCATGGATTTTAACTTTCTCAAGCAAATTACTGAGGTTAGAATCGGTATAGAAGGTGTAGCTGCCGAGCTAACTGCATCAAGGATCACAGAAAAACAGCTTGCGAGCCTAAAAAGTATTCTTGAAGAAGTAGAACACTTTGAGAAAGGGGGACAAGTAAATGATAGAGCTTTGATTCAGCTAGAGTCTGAGTTTCACAATATCATCTACTCCTCCACTGGCAATCCTCAACTCGAGAAGTTGCTGCGAAGCTACCAAAGTCTTGGAGCCAGATTTTGGCATTACCTTGTGTTCTCACCCGAGCAAATGTTTGAACAGTTCAAAAGTCATCACCAGTTACTTGAAGCGATTGAGAAGAAAGATGGAAGCTTGAGTAAAACTATTGCAGAGAACCACATACGAGTTTATATCGATATTATTGACCGCAAGCTGGGTGTTTTATAGCCAAAAAACAACCGGCTTTCGCGCAGCTGTTCACCGCGAAAATCCGGTTATGTTTGATATCTATTTCTTTTTTAATCACACACCTAGGTGCTCAGTCCGCAAGATGATTTCATCTTGTGTCTCTTTTACCAGGCTGGTGAAGTATGCGCTGAAACCGGAAACCCTTACGACCAAATCTTTATATTGTTCAGGATTAGTCTGGGCATCCAACAAGGTATCTCTATCCATGACATTGAACTGAATCTCCCCACCACCTTGCTCAGCGTATGCCTGTACCAGCATTCTTAGCGCCTGATGGTGGCTCTTTTTATCAAAGAAAGTCGGGCTAAATTTAATATCTAAAACCATACCATTTGTGGCTACACTTAGGTCTGTCTTTAATAGTGAGTTGATTGCTGCTGTTGGCCCATTGACATCCTTTCCCTGAACGGGCGAGATAGCACTGGCCATTGCTTCGCCATTCCGTCTTCCATCAGGAAGAGCACCGGTATTGATACCCATCTTTACGTGATCTTCTACAGAGTACAGTCCCATTTGCCAACGTCCGCCGCGAGGGTTTGTAAACGATTCAACCACACTGTTTGCCGATGCAACAAGTTCTTTCATCAGGCTATCGACTTTATCTATATCGTTGCCAAATTTCGTACATTTGCGTTGTATCGCCAGATGCAAATCTTCGTAACCTTCGTAGTTCGCCTTCAGTGCTTGTTTAAAATCTTGTAGAGAATATTGTTTCTCTTCAAAAACTAGTGTTCTGATAGCACAGAGTGAGTCAACAACATTCGCCATCCCGCATAGATTGACTGCTGAGTTATTGTATATGGCTCCTCCTGCTGTCACATCTTTACCATTCTCGATACACCCATCCATAAATGCAGACAAGAAAGGCGTCGGATAGCATTTAGGAAGCGCAGAGTCTAGTCGATTTATGGCTGTCATCGAAAACTTGAGTTGCTCTGACAACTCAGACTTATACCAGTCGAACAGTTCTTCAAAACTGGCTATTTGATCAAATCTATAGCCACTGAACAGCGGAAACTTATAGTCTTGAATGCTTTCTTTGCTCACCGCAATACTCGCAATCGAAGAGTTACCAATAATACCTCCTGCTGTTGTGCTATTGCTGTTTCCATCAAAGAACATAATCTCAAGAATTTTTCCTAAGTTAATACGTAACGCCTCTGTTTTTGAATACTCTTTACCCGGACAAGCCATTTCGAC
The DNA window shown above is from Vibrio algarum and carries:
- a CDS encoding TRAP transporter large permease, producing MTYVVLMIICFLLLMAIRIPIPFALIASTLIYFIGADIPFNILNVRLLRSFDSFILLAIPFFILAGKIMSEAGISDRIIRLADLMVGRVKGNLAYVNIVVSMFFGGITGTAISDTTAIGSVMIPSMTKKGYTKAFSAAVTAVSSTMGPIIPPSIMFIIYGSIAQVSIQDMFLAGALPGVMVGVAQMVVVWLYGRKVELPRREERISTKEGLGIIGDAFFAILLPVIILGGIIFGIVSPTEAAVIATFYAIFISMFIYRSLSWKKLLEVIRESTVETGSVSIIIASAALFGWALSNEQLPMLFAQYLMENIQSPWMILLLVNILLFFLGMFMDSIPALMIVTPVFLPLFKMLGIDPLHAGIFMSVNLITGLATPPVGCCLFAASIISGESMEKISKAIMPFILANVFIVLLITYIPGFTLFIPSLFK
- a CDS encoding TRAP transporter small permease, producing the protein MSTTPKVSAIISIDKVMNRLQAVCRHTIFLLMAGLIVLLGANILLRYSFNAPISWSNTVSRYSYIYIVLIGSAIAYLQDGHARVDFFYDKASARVKKLFDFIHCLIMMSVCVIFIVMGSQHAISMWAVHAPIIPWLPVGLVYLSIPIFASLVFLYLLKKLISLF
- a CDS encoding TRAP transporter substrate-binding protein, translating into MKLNRNKAVKTMLWIASLALFTVPGLQAKTMNLKFAHQNNVYDADQLLAETFKKLVEEKTDGALDINIYPGTLTGSEEEALEFATMGTVDFSANSAGHIAGYYDDIQFLQLPYLFKSQEHYNVARRSGVVKEILEGVSKATGMIALGIYSDCNGFAIASKKAINNIKDAKGMKLRCMQNPLFIDTYEAFGFTATPTDWGELYTSLQTGMVEADDLGVYCNSIFKMSEVVESYAILNQMWTQKILFISPITWAKLNDEQKAIVQSVADEAIELTDAWQYAREAQYIEKVKAAGQTVTYPDTAEFKTAAESVYTKWFKNKPNWASWYDQIQYLDPNARLPEAYQ
- a CDS encoding GntR family transcriptional regulator, whose translation is MTSTKQKTYEDLKYRIITQQLAPGDLLKDKEIMEQYGIGRTPLRDVFLELQSEGLINRVPRSGTWVAPMDFNFLKQITEVRIGIEGVAAELTASRITEKQLASLKSILEEVEHFEKGGQVNDRALIQLESEFHNIIYSSTGNPQLEKLLRSYQSLGARFWHYLVFSPEQMFEQFKSHHQLLEAIEKKDGSLSKTIAENHIRVYIDIIDRKLGVL
- a CDS encoding glycine radical domain-containing protein, with amino-acid sequence MGLYSVEDHVKMGINTGALPDGRRNGEAMASAISPVQGKDVNGPTAAINSLLKTDLSVATNGMVLDIKFSPTFFDKKSHHQALRMLVQAYAEQGGGEIQFNVMDRDTLLDAQTNPEQYKDLVVRVSGFSAYFTSLVKETQDEIILRTEHLGV